The Candidatus Cloacimonadota bacterium sequence TCAAAAATTATCTCATTCACGCAAATAAAACTTTGGCAATAAAAGATAAAAAATTTCAAAAACATTTACAATATTTTGCAGTTATCAGCATTTGGGAAAAATCAAACTACCCGGAGGTAGAAAATGAAAAAAATAACGGTATTATTCGTTATTGTTTTAACAACTTTCTCAATTGTAAATGCAAATAATTTCTCCACTTTTTCCGTAGCAAATACAGACGGTATTTTTGCCACAGAGATCAACCCAGCTGCTCTCGGCTTTGGAAACGCAGGTGGTGTGGGTTTTGTCCAGTTTTTTTCAAATGAAAAAATTGATAAACACCAAAAATTTTTCCTCAATCTTGATAACCTCGGATATTGCTATCAAAAGTACAATGACAGTTACACTCATACATTGGCTGTAGGGCAAGATGTAAAAGGAATCAATCTGTTTTTCGGTTCCGATTATACTTGGGAGAACGATCAATTCAAAAATGGTAGCTTTAAATTTTCATCCCTTTATCGTCCATGGGATTTCTTCTCGGTCGGTATAAACGGGCAGAAATATTTTTCAGATTCTCGCAACGGAACATTGGGGTTTGGTTTAAGACCGATCTCGATTGGTAATAATTTTTGGGACGGCTTGACGATTTCCTACGATATGAGTTTCGATAAAAAAAAATGGGAAAATAAAATTCTTGGAGTTGAAGTAAAACCGGTTAATGGATTTGCTTTCAAAACAACCTATAATTTTGAGGATAAAAAATATTCGGCATCAATCAATATAAATTTTTCCCACTTCCAAATAGGATCGAGTTTATTTAAAACAGGAGAAGATTATCACGGATTTATCTATACAAAAATTTCCGACAAAACTTTCAAAAATTATTTTTTTAAACCCAAAAAGAATAAAATCTACGATTACAAATTAGATGGAATTATTGCGGATCAGCTTCCTTCTACAAAATTTGGTCCGATTGAAATAGTTTCCGCAGATGGTAAAACCTTAGAAGAAATTCTTACTACTTTAACCGAATTAAAAAATAATGATGAAATTACCGGAATCGTTTTTCAATCAGGAAATATTGTTACAAGTATGGCTACTTTTCAGGAGATTAGCACTGCGTTGCTTGATTTCAAATCTTCCGGGAAAAAGATAATTTTTTATTATAAATATGCTTCAAACATGAACTACGTACTGGCAGCTTCTGTTGCAGATAAAATTTATCTTCACCCGAGCGGCGGAATTGATCTGAAAGGTTTGTCCGTTTCCAGCCCTTATATCAAAGACCTTTTGGATACTTTGGGGGTAGATGTGATAAATTTCCGCAGCCACGATTTTAAAACTGCCGGAAACATGTTCTCGGAAGATCATATGACCGAAGCCGAACGCAAAGTATATGAATGTCTTCTTGATAATTTGTATGAAGAAATGATCTCGATGATCTCAAGCGGAAGAAATATTTCGCAAGAAAAAGCAGAAGAATGGGTCAATAACGGACCTTATTATGTCCCACAGGATGCAAAGACAAATGGACTTGTGGACGGAATATTGTACCAGGATGAGCTCGAAGATAAGATAAAAGAAGATTTCGGAGAAGTTAAGATAGTAGAAGAGCACAAACAGAATTATTTCAGAA is a genomic window containing:
- the sppA gene encoding signal peptide peptidase SppA: MKKITVLFVIVLTTFSIVNANNFSTFSVANTDGIFATEINPAALGFGNAGGVGFVQFFSNEKIDKHQKFFLNLDNLGYCYQKYNDSYTHTLAVGQDVKGINLFFGSDYTWENDQFKNGSFKFSSLYRPWDFFSVGINGQKYFSDSRNGTLGFGLRPISIGNNFWDGLTISYDMSFDKKKWENKILGVEVKPVNGFAFKTTYNFEDKKYSASININFSHFQIGSSLFKTGEDYHGFIYTKISDKTFKNYFFKPKKNKIYDYKLDGIIADQLPSTKFGPIEIVSADGKTLEEILTTLTELKNNDEITGIVFQSGNIVTSMATFQEISTALLDFKSSGKKIIFYYKYASNMNYVLAASVADKIYLHPSGGIDLKGLSVSSPYIKDLLDTLGVDVINFRSHDFKTAGNMFSEDHMTEAERKVYECLLDNLYEEMISMISSGRNISQEKAEEWVNNGPYYVPQDAKTNGLVDGILYQDELEDKIKEDFGEVKIVEEHKQNYFRTDWSDNHQDKIAIIYASGFIHTGNGQPGRTIGSKSMAKAIKEARESKSIKGIILRVNSGGGSAIASDIIAHEMEKCREGENAKPVVVSMSGAAASGGYFISCYADSIIAEPSTITGSIGVIGIIPNFTRLYKKIHINWDYVKKGEHADIASTSRPMTEAEKNLIHKSIKHSYRDFIGCVAEGRGMDYDEINKIAQGRVWSGKSAKKIGLVDELGGLQTAKRAMKKLCKIDPEKEIELVKFPKSSPAMLKISFNSNLVSFTKTKLPDELNRVSNTIEQWNQFGDEKILFLCPYNFWEEQK